One genomic region from Ornithinimicrobium flavum encodes:
- a CDS encoding fumarylacetoacetate hydrolase family protein, producing the protein MTTYPSASPTDPRFAPLTARPGKIVAVHLSYASRADQRGRRPAHPSYFLKPSSSLSGSGGTVERPAGTELLAFEGEVALVVGTSARRVAAQDAWDHVAFVTAANDLGLYDLRANDKGSNVRSKGGDGYTPLGPTLLDARDLDPSALRVRTWVNGELRQDDTTEGLIFPLAQIVADLSQHLTLEPGDIILTGTPAGSSVIVPGDVVEVEVDAPQTPGAPSTGRLVTTVTQGVHAFDGELGSLPAVDDTQRAEAWGSREAAGLVPEPEPFTLTPELRDKLERTPVAGLSAQLRKRGLDNVSIDGLQPMHPQAKVVGTARTLRFVPNREDLFASHGGGYNAQKRAFDAVGEGEVIVIEARGERGSGTLGDILALRAHARGAAGIVTDGGVRDHDAVAAVGIPVWSNGAHPAVLGRRHVPWDTDVTVACGGATVQPGDVLVGDRDGVVVIPPRLVEEVVDAALAQEEEDAWIAEQVAAGHPVDGLFPMNAAWRERYEAWRQR; encoded by the coding sequence ATGACGACCTACCCGAGCGCGAGCCCCACCGACCCCCGGTTCGCGCCGCTGACTGCCCGGCCCGGCAAGATCGTGGCCGTTCACCTCAGCTACGCCTCCCGCGCCGACCAGCGCGGACGCCGACCGGCGCACCCCTCCTACTTCCTCAAGCCGTCCAGCTCGCTGTCCGGCTCCGGCGGCACCGTCGAGCGACCGGCCGGCACCGAGCTGCTGGCCTTCGAGGGCGAGGTGGCCCTGGTCGTCGGCACCTCCGCCCGCCGGGTCGCCGCCCAGGACGCGTGGGACCACGTCGCCTTCGTCACGGCCGCGAACGACCTCGGCCTCTACGACCTGCGCGCCAACGACAAGGGCTCCAACGTCCGGTCCAAGGGGGGTGACGGCTACACCCCGCTCGGCCCCACCCTCCTGGACGCCCGCGACCTGGACCCATCGGCCCTGCGCGTGCGCACCTGGGTCAACGGCGAGCTGCGTCAGGACGACACGACGGAGGGGCTGATCTTCCCGCTGGCCCAGATCGTCGCCGACCTCTCCCAGCACCTCACGCTCGAGCCGGGCGACATCATCCTCACGGGCACGCCGGCCGGCTCGTCGGTCATCGTGCCCGGCGACGTCGTCGAGGTCGAGGTCGACGCCCCCCAGACCCCCGGTGCACCCAGCACGGGGCGGCTCGTCACCACGGTGACGCAGGGCGTGCACGCCTTCGACGGCGAGCTCGGCTCCCTGCCCGCCGTGGACGACACCCAGCGGGCCGAGGCGTGGGGCTCGAGGGAGGCCGCCGGGCTCGTCCCGGAGCCCGAGCCCTTCACGCTGACGCCCGAGCTGCGCGACAAGCTGGAGCGCACCCCCGTCGCCGGGCTCAGCGCCCAGCTGCGCAAGCGGGGGCTCGACAACGTCAGCATCGACGGGCTGCAGCCCATGCACCCCCAGGCCAAGGTCGTCGGCACCGCGCGCACCCTGCGCTTCGTCCCCAACCGGGAGGACCTCTTCGCGAGCCACGGCGGGGGCTACAACGCGCAGAAGCGCGCCTTCGACGCCGTCGGCGAGGGGGAGGTCATCGTCATCGAGGCCCGCGGCGAGCGCGGCTCGGGCACCCTCGGCGACATCCTGGCGCTGCGGGCCCACGCCCGCGGGGCAGCCGGCATCGTCACCGACGGCGGGGTCCGCGACCACGACGCCGTCGCGGCAGTCGGCATACCCGTCTGGAGCAACGGCGCCCACCCCGCCGTCCTCGGTCGGCGGCACGTGCCCTGGGACACCGACGTGACCGTCGCCTGCGGTGGCGCGACCGTGCAGCCCGGTGACGTCCTCGTCGGCGACCGGGACGGGGTCGTCGTCATCCCGCCGCGCCTGGTCGAGGAGGTCGTCGACGCGGCGCTGGCGCAGGAGGAGGAGGACGCCTGGATCGCCGAGCAGGTGGCCGCCGGCCACCCCGTCGACGGCCTGTTCCCGATGAACGCCGCCTGGCGGGAGAGGTATGAGGCGTGGCGGCAGAGATGA
- a CDS encoding FAD-binding monooxygenase translates to MQFHHHGYVSGDPRVQPAAGIGLDRPEELPDEVDVLIVGTGPAGMITAAQLSMFPDVHTRIVERRDGRLRIGQADGIQARSVETFQAFGFAGAITAEAYRITEMCFWRPDPDDPRRIVRGERPPDDPTGISEFPHLIVNQARVLDYFAEFMGNSPSRMKPDYGYEFSELEVTEDSDHPVRVTLVHTAGEREGEEKVVRARYVLGADGARSRVRDSIGCTMKGDQAFHAWGVMDVLAVTDFPDIRLKCAIQSGSGGNILLIPREGGHLFRMYVDLGEVAPDNKGEVRRTPLEQIIAKAQAILAPYTLDVKHVAWHSVYEVGHRVTDRFDDVPLDQVGTRTPHVFIAGDACHTHSAKAGQGMNVSMQDGFNLGWKLGYVLTGRSPESLLATYSAERQVIAQNLIDFDKEWSTLMAKRPEEFEDPRQLAEFYVQTAEFPFGFMTQYPPSMIVADQSHQDLATGFPVGKRFKSAPVVRVADANPLHLGHQHRADGRWRLYAFADGVPGEASALASWAGWMATGEDSPVLAHTPADGELDAVLDVKVVYQQRHDTIDIGTVPALFLPRTGPFELVDYEKVFATDPEDDIFDLRGIDRGGCVVVVRPDQYVAAVLPLEATEELAAFFRQHLKDLR, encoded by the coding sequence ATGCAGTTCCACCACCACGGGTACGTCTCGGGGGATCCCAGGGTCCAGCCGGCAGCAGGGATCGGTCTGGACCGTCCGGAGGAGCTTCCCGACGAGGTCGACGTCCTCATCGTCGGCACCGGCCCGGCCGGGATGATCACGGCCGCCCAGCTGTCCATGTTCCCCGACGTCCACACGCGCATCGTGGAACGCCGGGACGGTCGGCTGCGGATCGGCCAGGCGGACGGCATCCAGGCGCGGTCGGTCGAGACCTTCCAGGCCTTCGGCTTCGCCGGCGCGATCACCGCCGAGGCCTACCGCATCACCGAGATGTGCTTCTGGCGCCCCGACCCCGACGACCCGCGCCGCATCGTGCGGGGGGAGCGTCCGCCGGACGACCCCACGGGCATCAGCGAGTTCCCCCACCTCATCGTCAACCAGGCCAGGGTGCTCGACTACTTCGCCGAGTTCATGGGCAACTCGCCGAGCCGGATGAAGCCCGACTACGGCTACGAGTTCTCGGAGCTCGAGGTCACCGAGGACTCTGACCACCCGGTGCGCGTCACGCTCGTGCACACCGCGGGTGAGCGCGAGGGCGAGGAGAAGGTCGTCCGGGCCCGCTACGTCCTCGGCGCCGACGGCGCACGCAGCCGGGTGCGGGACTCCATCGGGTGCACGATGAAGGGCGACCAGGCCTTCCACGCCTGGGGCGTCATGGACGTGCTCGCGGTCACCGACTTCCCCGACATCCGTCTCAAGTGCGCGATCCAGTCCGGCAGCGGCGGCAACATCCTGCTCATCCCGCGCGAGGGAGGTCACCTCTTCCGGATGTACGTCGACCTCGGCGAGGTGGCCCCGGACAACAAGGGCGAGGTGCGCAGGACCCCGCTGGAGCAGATCATCGCCAAGGCCCAGGCGATCCTGGCGCCCTACACCCTGGACGTGAAGCATGTGGCCTGGCACAGCGTCTACGAGGTCGGTCACCGGGTCACCGACCGTTTCGACGACGTGCCTCTGGACCAGGTGGGCACCCGCACCCCGCACGTGTTCATCGCCGGCGACGCCTGCCACACCCACAGCGCCAAGGCCGGCCAGGGCATGAACGTCTCCATGCAGGACGGCTTCAACCTGGGCTGGAAGCTCGGCTACGTCCTCACCGGCCGCAGCCCCGAGAGCCTGCTGGCCACCTACTCCGCCGAGCGGCAGGTCATCGCGCAGAACCTCATCGACTTCGACAAGGAGTGGTCCACGCTCATGGCCAAACGGCCGGAGGAGTTCGAGGACCCCAGGCAGCTGGCCGAGTTCTACGTGCAGACCGCGGAGTTCCCGTTCGGCTTCATGACGCAGTACCCCCCGTCGATGATCGTCGCCGACCAGTCCCACCAGGACCTCGCGACCGGGTTTCCCGTCGGCAAGCGGTTCAAGTCCGCCCCGGTCGTCCGGGTGGCCGACGCCAACCCGCTCCACCTGGGCCACCAGCACCGGGCCGACGGACGGTGGCGGCTCTACGCCTTCGCCGACGGCGTGCCGGGGGAGGCGTCGGCGCTGGCGAGCTGGGCGGGGTGGATGGCCACCGGCGAGGACTCCCCGGTGCTGGCGCACACCCCCGCCGACGGTGAGCTCGACGCCGTGCTCGACGTCAAGGTCGTCTACCAGCAGCGCCACGACACCATCGACATCGGCACCGTGCCCGCCCTGTTCCTGCCGCGGACCGGGCCGTTCGAGCTCGTCGACTACGAGAAGGTCTTCGCCACCGACCCCGAGGACGACATCTTCGACCTGCGCGGCATCGACCGCGGTGGGTGCGTCGTCGTCGTCCGGCCCGACCAGTACGTCGCGGCCGTACTCCCCCTGGAGGCCACCGAGGAGCTCGCGGCCTTCTTCCGCCAGCACCTGAAGGACCTCCGATGA
- a CDS encoding NAD-dependent succinate-semialdehyde dehydrogenase yields the protein MSTETDLLQRVPDSLFIGGRWRPAEGGRTLDVLDPATGERIRTIADASPADGMAALDAAVEAFPAWAATPARERGELLRRAFDLVQERKEDFALLMTLEMGKPLAEARGEVAYGAEFLRWFSEEAVRVAGRYGPNPEGTGRMIVSQHPVGPCFLITPWNFPLAMATRKIAPALAAGCTVVIKPAELTPLTTLLLASVLEEAGLPAGVLNVLTTSTSGAVSEPIIGDPRLRKLSFTGSTAVGRKLLEQAAQGVLRTSMELGGNAPFLVFGDADLDKAVDGAIAAKFRNIGQACTAANRFIVHRDVAEEFARRVTERVSGFTVGRGTEDGVTIGPLINDDAVSKADSLVRDAVERGATLRTGGEAVDGPGTFYRPTVLSDVKPGSEILQAEIFGPVLAIVPFDTEDEAVRIANDTEYGLVSYVYTESLGRGQRMIERLETGMMGLNVGVVSNAAAPFGGWKQSGLGREGGVEGIHEYLQGKYTLTPDPF from the coding sequence ATGAGCACCGAGACCGACCTGCTGCAGCGCGTCCCCGACTCCCTGTTCATCGGCGGGCGGTGGCGCCCGGCCGAGGGTGGGCGCACCCTCGACGTCCTCGACCCCGCGACGGGGGAGCGGATCAGGACCATCGCCGACGCCTCGCCCGCCGACGGGATGGCGGCCCTGGACGCCGCCGTCGAGGCCTTCCCCGCGTGGGCGGCGACCCCGGCCCGTGAGCGCGGCGAGCTCCTGCGTCGCGCCTTCGACCTGGTCCAGGAGCGGAAGGAGGACTTCGCGCTCCTCATGACCCTCGAGATGGGCAAGCCGCTGGCCGAGGCCCGCGGTGAGGTCGCCTACGGTGCCGAGTTCCTCCGGTGGTTCAGCGAGGAGGCGGTGCGGGTCGCCGGCCGCTACGGCCCCAACCCCGAGGGCACCGGGCGGATGATCGTCAGCCAGCACCCGGTCGGCCCCTGCTTCCTCATCACGCCGTGGAACTTCCCGCTGGCGATGGCGACGCGCAAGATCGCCCCGGCCCTGGCAGCCGGGTGCACGGTGGTCATCAAGCCGGCCGAGCTGACCCCGCTGACGACGCTGCTGCTGGCCTCCGTGCTCGAGGAGGCCGGGCTGCCCGCCGGGGTCCTCAACGTCCTCACCACCTCGACCTCGGGCGCCGTCTCGGAGCCGATCATCGGTGACCCTCGCCTGCGCAAGCTGTCGTTCACCGGATCGACCGCGGTCGGCCGCAAGCTCCTCGAGCAGGCGGCCCAGGGGGTCCTGCGCACCTCGATGGAGCTGGGGGGCAACGCACCCTTTCTCGTCTTCGGCGACGCCGACCTGGACAAGGCGGTCGACGGCGCCATCGCGGCCAAGTTCCGCAACATCGGGCAGGCGTGCACGGCCGCCAACCGCTTCATCGTGCACCGCGACGTCGCCGAGGAGTTCGCCCGCCGGGTCACCGAGCGGGTGAGCGGCTTCACCGTCGGCCGCGGCACGGAGGACGGCGTCACCATCGGTCCGCTCATCAACGACGACGCCGTGAGCAAGGCCGACTCGCTGGTCCGGGACGCGGTGGAGCGCGGCGCCACGCTGCGGACCGGCGGCGAGGCCGTGGACGGGCCCGGCACCTTCTACCGGCCGACGGTTCTCTCCGACGTGAAGCCCGGCAGCGAGATCCTCCAGGCGGAGATCTTCGGCCCGGTCCTGGCCATCGTGCCCTTCGACACCGAGGACGAGGCCGTTCGCATCGCCAACGACACCGAGTACGGCCTCGTCTCCTACGTCTACACGGAGAGCCTCGGCCGCGGGCAACGCATGATCGAGCGGCTCGAGACCGGGATGATGGGGCTCAACGTGGGCGTCGTGTCCAACGCCGCGGCACCCTTCGGCGGGTGGAAGCAGTCCGGCCTGGGTCGCGAGGGCGGCGTGGAGGGTATCCACGAGTACCTGCAGGGCAAGTACACGCTCACGCCTGACCCGTTCTGA
- a CDS encoding sugar nucleotide-binding protein: MGQRQLTGTWLVTGLRGTVAPKVAARVTELGGEVAAWDREAIPVGDVPAGAAFLASLRPAGIFHLGMGPEEWAGRLAAYAGEHGLPFVCTSSVSVFGDAPGDPDGPFRPEDEPTATDDYGSYKARCEQAVRAANDRAVVARIGWQAHPDGLGNNMVAQLAAQAGAAGGTIRASRLWRPATSWMSDTARALVSLATSGRSGTVHLDSNAADAWTYPEIVRYVARVTGHDWTVEEHEELDHDSRLVGDEDLIPALSART; encoded by the coding sequence GTGGGCCAGCGGCAGTTGACCGGCACCTGGTTGGTGACCGGTCTGCGCGGCACCGTCGCGCCGAAGGTGGCCGCGCGCGTGACCGAGCTGGGAGGTGAGGTGGCCGCCTGGGACCGGGAGGCCATACCCGTCGGCGACGTCCCCGCCGGCGCCGCCTTCCTCGCCTCGCTCCGGCCCGCGGGCATCTTCCATCTCGGGATGGGTCCCGAGGAGTGGGCCGGACGGCTGGCCGCCTACGCCGGGGAGCACGGCCTGCCCTTCGTCTGCACCAGCTCGGTGTCGGTCTTCGGGGACGCACCCGGGGACCCGGACGGCCCGTTCCGACCCGAGGACGAGCCGACCGCCACCGACGACTACGGCAGCTACAAGGCGCGCTGCGAGCAGGCCGTGCGCGCCGCCAACGACCGGGCGGTGGTCGCCCGGATCGGCTGGCAGGCCCACCCCGACGGGCTCGGCAACAACATGGTCGCCCAGCTCGCCGCGCAGGCCGGGGCCGCCGGCGGCACGATCCGGGCCAGCCGGCTGTGGCGCCCCGCCACGTCGTGGATGAGCGACACCGCCCGCGCGTTGGTCTCGCTGGCCACCTCGGGGCGCTCGGGCACCGTGCACCTCGACAGCAACGCCGCCGACGCGTGGACCTACCCCGAGATCGTCCGGTATGTCGCGCGCGTCACCGGCCACGACTGGACGGTGGAGGAGCACGAGGAGCTGGACCACGACTCCCGGCTGGTCGGCGACGAGGACCTCATCCCTGCGTTGTCGGCCCGGACCTGA
- a CDS encoding bifunctional metallophosphatase/5'-nucleotidase yields the protein MGQGDVEGVLEFRDMVDTAAEYAPQMKAAGADVVVVLSHAGLGDSSYSVPGLPDENPADDIAREVPGIDVMVIGHTHRDVPEQIITNEVTGEPVLLTQAYRWGGTVARVDLDLHKVRGQWDVEDAEGMAIRTRDYPVHPAVVEALTPAHDKTVEYVNQVVATATEELSGADSYWRDTPIVDFIQHVQTETVEAALEGTSYADLPVLSLAAPFSRTAVFPEGEVTIRDIAGLYIYDNTLHAVTMSGAEVKDYLEYGNGMYFHTVPAGDIFDPATDTNLNNRPDYHLDLMSGVDYEVDLSEAVGSKIENLTLADGTPVTDDMQFVVAVNNYRRSGGGSYPHITAAPLVYDEQQEIRQLLIDWASEREVIDPDDFFDPNWTLTVADVPVAQ from the coding sequence GTGGGACAAGGGGACGTCGAGGGGGTCCTGGAGTTCCGCGACATGGTCGACACGGCCGCGGAGTACGCCCCGCAGATGAAGGCCGCGGGCGCCGACGTCGTCGTCGTCCTCAGCCACGCCGGCCTCGGCGACTCGTCCTACTCCGTGCCGGGCCTGCCGGATGAGAACCCTGCCGACGACATCGCTCGCGAGGTGCCCGGCATCGACGTCATGGTCATCGGCCACACCCACCGCGACGTGCCGGAGCAGATCATCACCAACGAGGTGACCGGCGAGCCGGTGCTGCTGACCCAGGCCTACCGCTGGGGTGGCACCGTGGCGCGGGTCGACCTCGACCTGCACAAGGTGCGCGGCCAGTGGGACGTCGAGGATGCCGAGGGTATGGCGATCCGCACCCGTGACTACCCCGTGCACCCCGCGGTGGTCGAGGCGCTGACGCCGGCCCATGACAAGACGGTCGAGTACGTCAACCAGGTCGTCGCTACGGCGACGGAGGAGCTGTCGGGCGCGGACTCGTACTGGAGGGACACCCCGATCGTCGACTTCATCCAGCACGTGCAGACCGAGACGGTGGAGGCGGCCCTGGAGGGCACCTCCTACGCCGACCTGCCGGTCCTGTCGCTCGCGGCACCCTTCAGCCGGACCGCGGTCTTCCCCGAGGGCGAGGTGACGATCCGCGACATCGCGGGCCTGTACATCTACGACAACACCCTGCACGCGGTGACGATGTCCGGGGCCGAGGTGAAGGACTACCTGGAGTACGGCAACGGGATGTACTTCCACACCGTCCCCGCCGGTGACATCTTCGACCCGGCCACCGACACGAACCTCAACAACCGCCCGGACTACCACCTCGACCTGATGTCGGGTGTCGACTACGAGGTCGACCTGTCCGAGGCGGTCGGCTCGAAGATCGAGAACCTCACGCTGGCCGACGGCACCCCGGTGACCGACGACATGCAGTTCGTCGTCGCGGTCAACAACTACCGCCGCTCCGGTGGCGGCTCGTACCCGCACATCACCGCCGCACCGCTGGTCTACGACGAGCAGCAGGAGATCCGCCAGCTGCTCATCGACTGGGCCAGCGAGCGAGAGGTCATCGACCCGGACGACTTCTTCGACCCGAACTGGACGCTGACCGTCGCGGACGTCCCGGTCGCGCAGTAG